Proteins found in one Sorghum bicolor cultivar BTx623 chromosome 1, Sorghum_bicolor_NCBIv3, whole genome shotgun sequence genomic segment:
- the LOC8060490 gene encoding cytochrome b-c1 complex subunit 8 produces the protein MGKVPVRMKAVVYALSPFQQKVMPGLWKDITTKIHHKVTENWISATLLVTPVVGTYQYAMWYKEQEKLSHRY, from the exons ATGGGGAAGGTGCCGGTGCGGATGAAGGCGGTGGTGTACGCGCTGTCGCCGTTCCAGCAGAAGGTGATGCCGGGGCTGTGGAAGGACATCACCACCAAGATCCACCACAAGGTCACGGAGAACTGGATCTCCGCCACGCTCCTCGTCACCCCAGTCGTCGGCACCTACCA ATACGCCATGTGGTACAAAGAGCAGGAGAAGCTGTCCCACAGATACTAA